One Conger conger chromosome 18, fConCon1.1, whole genome shotgun sequence DNA window includes the following coding sequences:
- the mcfd2 gene encoding multiple coagulation factor deficiency protein 2 — MTNRKSDDFISSTALHKRAIAFQVHFLQSSSGSLWQFGVVQSRRQVSVSTQTANAACGMQWRSGNGRSLAWCSLLLATLLLRAHAHESEANGHPDVTDGHRMRLDKNVVQDREHIMEHLDGVIDKPESDMSPQELQLHYFKMHDYDGNNLLDGLELATAITHVHKEERGEDSQPMREEDLINLIDDVLRDDDKNNDGYIDYAEFAKSLE; from the exons ATGACCAATAGAAAAAGCGACGACTTCATTTCAAGTACAGCGTTGCACAAGAGAGCCATTGCATTTCAAGTTCACTTTCTTCAAAGCAG TTCCGGATCTCTCTGGCAGTTCGGCGTCGTACAGAGTCGCCGGCAGGTGTCCGTCTCAACCCAGACGGCAAACGCAGCGTGTGGAATGCAGTGGAGAAGCGGCAACGGCCGGAGCCTTGCCTGGTGCTCGCTGCTCCTGGCCACTCTTCTCCTGCGCGCCCACGCGCACGAATCCGAGGCTAACGGCCACCCGGACGTAACCGATGGTCACCGAATGCGTCTGGACAAGAACGTGGTTCAGGACAGGGA GCACATCATGGAGCATTTGGACGGAGTGATCGATAAGCCGGAGTCCGACATGTCTCCCCAAGAGCTACAGCTGCACTACTTCAAGATGCACGACTACGACGGCAACAACCTGCTGGACGGCCTCGAGCTGGCCACCGCCATCACGCACGTACACAAAGAG gagaggggagaggacagTCAGCCAATGAGAGAGGAGGACCTCATAAACTTGATTGACGATGTCCTGAGAGACGATGACAAAAACAACGACGGTTACATCGATTATGCCGAATTCGCCAAATCTCTCGAGTAG